A single region of the Acinetobacter sp. WCHA45 genome encodes:
- the iscU gene encoding Fe-S cluster assembly scaffold IscU, with amino-acid sequence MAYSEKVIDHYENPRNVGVLDKNAENVGTGMVGAPACGDVMRLQIQVDDNGVIEEARFKTYGCGSAIASSSLVTEWLKGKTLDEAQAIKNIDIATELALPPVKVHCSVLAEDAIKAAIEDYRGKKAKAV; translated from the coding sequence ATGGCTTATAGCGAAAAGGTAATTGATCATTACGAAAACCCTCGTAATGTTGGTGTATTAGACAAAAATGCAGAAAACGTAGGTACAGGTATGGTCGGCGCACCTGCATGTGGCGACGTGATGCGTTTACAAATTCAAGTCGATGACAATGGCGTAATTGAAGAAGCTCGCTTCAAAACTTACGGCTGTGGTTCTGCAATCGCATCAAGCTCTCTTGTAACTGAATGGCTAAAAGGTAAAACACTTGATGAAGCTCAAGCAATCAAAAACATTGATATTGCGACCGAGCTTGCGCTTCCACCAGTAAAAGTACACTGCTCAGTATTGGCTGAAGATGCAATCAAAGCTGCGATTGAAGACTATCGTGGTAAGAAAGCGAAAGCTGTGTGA
- the iscA gene encoding iron-sulfur cluster assembly protein IscA, with product MIHLTENAATHISNYLQNRGKGEGIRIGVKTSGCSGLAYVLEFVDDIDTHDQVFEQFGVKVFVDPKSLVYLNGLEMDYVKNGLNEGFEFNNPNQKGECGCGESFTV from the coding sequence ATGATCCATTTAACTGAAAATGCTGCGACTCACATCAGCAATTACCTGCAAAACCGCGGTAAGGGTGAAGGCATTCGTATTGGTGTGAAAACTTCGGGTTGTTCTGGGTTGGCGTATGTACTTGAGTTTGTCGATGATATCGATACACATGATCAAGTGTTTGAACAATTCGGTGTTAAAGTTTTTGTTGACCCTAAAAGCCTTGTTTATCTCAATGGTTTAGAGATGGATTATGTGAAAAATGGTTTGAATGAAGGCTTTGAATTTAACAACCCTAACCAAAAAGGTGAATGTGGTTGCGGTGAATCATTTACCGTCTAA
- the fdx gene encoding ISC system 2Fe-2S type ferredoxin, giving the protein MPRIKVLPHSLICPEGAEFEVEQNANLCQSLLKQGIKIEHACDMSAACTTCHVIVRKGFDSLEEMNDVEADLLDRAWGLEPDSRLSCQVEIVDEDLEIEIPKYTINHASENH; this is encoded by the coding sequence ATGCCACGTATTAAAGTTCTTCCTCATTCACTCATTTGCCCTGAAGGTGCAGAATTTGAAGTCGAACAAAACGCCAATTTATGCCAAAGCTTATTGAAACAAGGCATTAAAATTGAACATGCTTGCGACATGTCTGCGGCATGTACAACTTGCCACGTGATTGTTCGTAAAGGTTTTGACAGCCTTGAAGAAATGAACGATGTTGAAGCAGATCTACTTGATCGTGCATGGGGTTTAGAGCCTGACTCTCGCCTGTCATGTCAAGTTGAGATCGTTGATGAAGATTTAGAAATTGAAATTCCGAAATATACGATTAATCATGCTTCGGAAAATCACTAA
- a CDS encoding IscS subfamily cysteine desulfurase, producing the protein MKRPIYLDYAATTPVLPEVAQRMMECLTFEGTFGNPASRSHAYGWQAEEKAEYAREQVANLVKADPREIVWTSGATESNNLALKGIAQFYGSKGKHIITSKIEHKAVLDTCRELEEQGFEITYLEPEPRTGLITPEMVKAALRPDTILVSLMMVNNEIGTITDVAAIGELTRANKTFLHVDAAQAAGKVEIDLSTMKIDLMSFSGHKIYGPKGIGALFVRRSPRVRLKAQMHGGGHERGMRSGTLATHQIVGMGEAFEIAGKTMQAEQERLRHLRDKLWNGFQDLEQVFLNGHPTENVANYLNVSFNFVEGESLMMALKDAAVSSGSACTSATLEPSYVLRALGLSDELAHSSIRFSFGKYTTEADIDHVLTITKAAVEKLRELSPLWDMYKEGIDLSTVEWAEH; encoded by the coding sequence ATGAAACGTCCAATTTATCTTGATTATGCAGCAACAACACCAGTACTTCCTGAAGTTGCACAACGTATGATGGAATGTTTAACCTTCGAAGGGACTTTTGGTAATCCTGCATCACGCTCGCATGCCTATGGTTGGCAAGCTGAAGAAAAAGCTGAATATGCACGTGAACAAGTTGCAAACCTAGTTAAAGCAGATCCACGTGAGATCGTTTGGACTTCTGGTGCAACTGAATCTAACAACTTAGCACTAAAAGGTATTGCTCAGTTTTACGGTTCAAAAGGCAAGCACATCATTACTAGTAAAATCGAACACAAAGCAGTGTTAGATACTTGCCGCGAGCTAGAAGAACAAGGTTTTGAAATTACTTATTTAGAACCTGAACCACGTACAGGTTTAATTACGCCTGAGATGGTGAAAGCGGCTTTACGTCCAGATACCATTCTTGTTTCACTGATGATGGTCAACAATGAAATCGGCACCATTACTGACGTAGCGGCTATTGGCGAGTTAACACGTGCGAATAAAACATTCTTACACGTTGATGCAGCACAAGCCGCTGGTAAAGTCGAAATCGATCTTTCAACCATGAAAATTGATTTAATGAGCTTCTCTGGTCATAAAATTTATGGTCCTAAAGGAATTGGTGCTCTATTTGTCCGCCGTAGCCCACGTGTTCGCTTAAAAGCACAAATGCATGGTGGTGGTCATGAGCGCGGTATGCGTTCTGGTACTTTAGCAACTCATCAAATTGTAGGTATGGGTGAAGCTTTTGAAATTGCTGGGAAAACCATGCAAGCAGAACAAGAGCGTCTTCGCCACCTACGTGACAAACTTTGGAATGGCTTTCAAGACCTTGAGCAAGTGTTCTTGAATGGTCATCCGACTGAGAACGTTGCAAACTATCTAAATGTTAGCTTCAACTTCGTTGAAGGCGAGTCACTGATGATGGCATTAAAAGATGCTGCCGTTTCAAGTGGTTCAGCATGTACATCTGCAACTTTAGAACCATCATACGTATTGCGTGCCTTAGGTTTATCTGACGAGTTGGCACATAGTTCAATTCGTTTCAGTTTTGGTAAATACACAACTGAAGCAGATATTGATCATGTGTTAACAATTACCAAAGCTGCTGTTGAGAAATTACGTGAACTTTCTCCGCTTTGGGATATGTACAAAGAAGGGATTGATCTTTCAACAGTTGAATGGGCTGAACACTAA
- the hscB gene encoding Fe-S protein assembly co-chaperone HscB has protein sequence MNHFELFQLPEALDIDLAALKKQFLSLQQQYHPDKATDKDQALIKSSEINQAYKVLSQVDSRAAYLLGLKKQDHHLDQSISDFEFLQSALEMREQLDEAASTEQLRTLKVEVQQWIDGLVREFKIDFAEEDWAEARDTVRKLRFFQRVMNDIDKAEDRMLDEEDSFDLDDDF, from the coding sequence ATGAATCATTTTGAGTTGTTCCAATTACCAGAAGCACTCGATATAGATTTAGCAGCTTTAAAAAAACAATTTTTAAGTTTGCAACAGCAATATCATCCCGATAAAGCCACTGACAAAGATCAAGCATTGATCAAGTCGAGTGAAATCAATCAAGCGTATAAAGTGCTCTCACAAGTTGATAGTCGTGCGGCGTATTTACTTGGCTTAAAAAAACAAGATCATCACTTGGATCAGTCCATTAGCGATTTTGAATTTTTACAATCTGCACTCGAAATGCGTGAACAGCTTGATGAGGCCGCCTCTACCGAGCAACTTCGCACCTTAAAAGTTGAAGTTCAGCAATGGATTGACGGGTTAGTTCGTGAATTTAAAATTGATTTTGCTGAAGAAGACTGGGCTGAGGCTCGTGATACCGTTCGTAAACTACGTTTTTTTCAACGTGTAATGAATGATATTGATAAAGCTGAAGATCGTATGTTGGACGAAGAAGATAGCTTCGATCTCGATGATGATTTTTAA
- the hscA gene encoding Fe-S protein assembly chaperone HscA has protein sequence MALLQIAEPGQSTAPHQHRIAIGIDLGTTHSLVATVLSGKPKVLQDDKDRVLLPSIVHYAKDSTTFGYEAKPFMMTDPKNTVVSVKRFMGRSQADIKFQHPYTLVGAENEMPAFETTAGRKTPVEISADILKQLKDRAEASLKNPINGAVITVPAYFDEAQRQATRDAAQLAGLNVLRLLNEPTAAAVAYGLDQDTNLSTDRNYVIYDLGGGTFDVSILRFSQGVFEVLATGGHTALGGDDLDRLIVKWAKKQLNIETLSDEEYAVFVVAARQAKEYLTDHESAELKLLDDRLTLDRPTFESIIQVALDKTMSVCKRVLRDAKLELDEIEHVVLVGGSTRSYAVQKAVRELFEREPLCTINPDEVVAIGASITANQLIGNSQDGSLLLDVTPLSLGLETMGGLVERLISRNTAIPVARRQEFTTYQDGQTAMLIHVVQGERDLVEHCRSLGRFVLHGIPPMTAGQARIEVTFQVDADGLLTVSAKETTSGVQAQIDIKPSYGLSAADTERLLVEGFQHAEEDKQLRHLQETKVEAQRELEALEQALKADTDLLSQQQARDLILAAEALKTRLKTDELAAIEHAVQQLKIHSDAFAALRMNRHIDHALKGTKLEDWSNSN, from the coding sequence ATGGCACTTTTGCAAATTGCTGAACCAGGTCAATCTACTGCTCCGCATCAACATCGTATTGCGATCGGCATTGACTTAGGGACAACCCACTCTTTAGTGGCGACAGTGCTATCGGGAAAACCGAAAGTTCTGCAAGATGACAAAGATCGTGTATTACTGCCGTCGATTGTTCATTACGCAAAAGATTCAACGACGTTTGGTTATGAAGCCAAGCCGTTTATGATGACTGACCCCAAAAATACTGTTGTTTCAGTAAAACGTTTTATGGGTCGCTCACAAGCAGATATCAAATTCCAGCATCCGTATACACTTGTTGGTGCAGAAAATGAGATGCCAGCATTTGAAACTACTGCTGGTCGTAAAACGCCTGTCGAAATTTCTGCAGACATTTTAAAACAGTTAAAAGATCGTGCCGAAGCAAGTTTAAAGAACCCTATCAACGGTGCAGTGATCACTGTTCCAGCATATTTTGATGAAGCACAACGCCAAGCGACACGTGATGCTGCTCAACTTGCAGGTTTAAATGTTTTACGTTTGTTGAATGAACCTACTGCGGCAGCTGTTGCCTATGGATTAGACCAAGATACTAACTTGAGCACCGATCGTAACTACGTGATTTACGACCTTGGTGGTGGTACATTTGACGTTTCTATTTTACGTTTCTCACAAGGTGTTTTTGAAGTTCTTGCGACTGGTGGACATACCGCGCTTGGTGGTGATGACCTTGACCGCTTAATCGTAAAATGGGCAAAAAAACAGCTTAATATCGAAACTTTAAGCGATGAAGAATATGCTGTTTTTGTTGTTGCAGCGCGTCAAGCCAAAGAATATTTAACAGATCATGAATCTGCTGAATTAAAATTACTGGATGATCGCCTCACTTTAGATCGCCCAACTTTTGAATCGATTATTCAAGTTGCACTCGATAAAACCATGAGTGTATGTAAACGTGTACTGCGTGATGCTAAACTTGAACTCGATGAAATCGAACATGTGGTTTTAGTAGGTGGTTCAACACGTTCATATGCCGTACAAAAAGCTGTACGCGAATTATTTGAACGTGAACCACTCTGTACGATCAATCCTGATGAAGTCGTTGCAATTGGCGCATCTATTACCGCCAACCAGCTCATTGGCAACAGTCAAGATGGTTCATTATTACTTGATGTCACGCCACTTTCTCTTGGTCTAGAAACCATGGGGGGATTGGTTGAACGTTTGATTTCACGAAATACCGCAATTCCTGTAGCTCGCCGTCAAGAATTCACCACTTATCAAGATGGACAAACAGCGATGTTGATTCATGTGGTACAAGGTGAACGTGATTTAGTCGAGCATTGTCGTTCATTGGGTCGCTTTGTTTTACATGGCATCCCACCAATGACTGCTGGTCAAGCACGCATTGAAGTAACCTTCCAAGTTGATGCGGATGGCTTACTGACAGTATCGGCAAAAGAAACCACTTCTGGTGTTCAAGCGCAAATTGATATCAAACCATCTTATGGTCTATCTGCAGCAGATACTGAACGCCTATTGGTTGAAGGTTTCCAACATGCGGAAGAAGACAAACAATTGCGCCATCTGCAAGAAACAAAAGTGGAAGCACAACGTGAGTTGGAAGCTTTAGAACAAGCGTTAAAAGCAGATACCGATTTACTCTCTCAACAACAAGCACGAGATCTAATTCTTGCTGCTGAAGCGTTAAAAACTCGTCTTAAAACCGATGAGCTTGCAGCGATTGAACATGCTGTTCAACAACTTAAAATTCACAGCGATGCCTTTGCAGCACTTCGTATGAATCGACATATTGACCATGCCTTAAAAGGTACAAAACTTGAAGATTGGTCAAACTCAAACTAA
- a CDS encoding adenylate/guanylate cyclase domain-containing protein, with protein MSLDRLIDKEPRQFAYFHRLMGYSILSLILVIYAFTSPSANYQLYILPFLLIHFLICPKLEKWLQYKYDKNTQKNVLFAFEAVIVAIVLAGLHLSLVPTFTILFGLLYVGLNNKITLPVACLIGLIGVLTFYFCTFTIFAAEEYFEPTNPELTVVSLFGLMMFIVIGNYYQHRRLNILEQQRRHYHNQMTRYIAFANQLSRYAPLQLWQSIMRGEAEAKIEYKRKKLTVFFSDIQGFTELSESLIPDDLAFLLNDYLSHMTEIAKQYEATVDKFMGDAILIFFGDPNSQGVEQDAKSCVQMAIAMRQQMKLLRERWKKMGYPALHIRMGVSTGYCHVGNYGASHRMAYTIVGRDVNLAARLQSAAEVDEILIADDTHQLIKNEFLCVPKVPIYLKGIQGPVKTWQVMEKFTGKKSDTQKWFDFDYKGFHLVLNLEEVQNYEYPELVEILENMVQRIKTQQKITNAQGIPKLTLDDEVR; from the coding sequence GTGTCACTAGATAGGTTAATAGATAAAGAACCTAGACAGTTCGCTTATTTTCATCGTTTGATGGGATATTCGATCTTGTCACTGATTTTAGTCATCTATGCATTTACCTCTCCCAGTGCTAACTATCAGCTTTACATCCTTCCTTTTTTATTGATCCATTTTCTTATTTGTCCCAAATTAGAAAAATGGCTTCAGTATAAATATGATAAAAATACTCAAAAAAATGTACTCTTTGCTTTTGAAGCGGTCATCGTTGCAATTGTACTTGCAGGGTTACACCTAAGTTTAGTTCCTACTTTTACGATTTTATTTGGGCTTCTTTATGTTGGTTTAAATAATAAAATTACACTCCCTGTTGCGTGTTTAATCGGACTGATCGGTGTTCTTACTTTTTACTTTTGTACTTTTACAATTTTTGCTGCTGAAGAATATTTCGAGCCTACAAATCCAGAACTGACTGTCGTTAGTTTATTTGGTTTGATGATGTTTATTGTGATTGGTAATTACTATCAGCACCGCCGTCTCAATATTCTGGAACAGCAACGCCGGCATTATCATAATCAAATGACGCGCTATATTGCGTTTGCCAACCAGCTCAGTCGTTATGCTCCACTTCAGTTATGGCAATCGATTATGCGGGGTGAGGCTGAGGCAAAAATTGAATATAAACGTAAAAAATTAACGGTTTTCTTCTCTGATATTCAAGGGTTTACTGAGCTTTCAGAAAGCCTTATTCCTGATGATTTAGCTTTTTTACTTAATGATTATTTAAGTCATATGACTGAAATAGCAAAACAGTATGAAGCAACCGTTGATAAGTTTATGGGCGATGCGATTCTCATCTTCTTCGGTGATCCAAATTCTCAGGGTGTTGAACAAGATGCGAAGTCATGTGTACAAATGGCGATCGCAATGCGTCAGCAAATGAAATTGTTGCGTGAGCGTTGGAAGAAAATGGGCTATCCAGCGTTGCACATTCGAATGGGTGTTAGTACGGGTTACTGTCACGTTGGGAACTATGGGGCTTCACACCGTATGGCCTATACCATTGTGGGACGTGATGTAAACTTGGCGGCGCGTTTACAGTCTGCTGCGGAAGTAGATGAAATCCTGATTGCGGATGATACCCATCAGCTAATTAAAAATGAATTTTTATGTGTACCGAAAGTGCCAATTTATTTAAAAGGGATTCAAGGACCTGTTAAAACGTGGCAGGTAATGGAAAAATTCACAGGTAAGAAATCCGATACACAAAAATGGTTTGATTTCGATTATAAAGGCTTCCATCTGGTTTTGAACTTAGAGGAAGTGCAGAATTATGAATATCCAGAATTGGTTGAAATTTTGGAGAATATGGTTCAGCGCATTAAAACACAACAAAAAATTACCAATGCTCAGGGTATTCCAAAACTGACTTTGGATGATGAAGTAAGATAA
- a CDS encoding Rrf2 family transcriptional regulator — MRLTTRGRYAVTALLDLALQPTEQTITLAEIAARQSISVAYLEQLFAKLKRHELVSSVRGANGGYHLARNAAEITVLEIIEAVNETVDATRCDHKGNCQNGAMCLTHDLWQELSHHIADYLSKISLADLIARDNVQTVSLRQNSASLDSALLSVTGI; from the coding sequence ATGCGCCTTACAACTCGCGGTCGTTACGCAGTGACTGCTCTACTTGATTTAGCTTTGCAGCCAACTGAACAAACGATCACGCTTGCGGAAATAGCAGCACGCCAATCCATCTCAGTCGCTTATTTAGAACAGTTATTCGCGAAACTTAAGCGTCATGAGTTAGTTTCAAGCGTTCGTGGTGCTAACGGTGGATATCATCTTGCACGCAATGCTGCTGAAATCACTGTGCTAGAAATTATCGAAGCTGTAAATGAAACTGTCGATGCGACACGTTGTGACCATAAAGGTAACTGCCAAAATGGTGCAATGTGCTTAACGCATGACTTATGGCAAGAACTCTCCCACCATATTGCCGATTATCTTTCAAAAATTTCTCTTGCAGACTTAATTGCACGTGACAACGTTCAAACTGTTTCACTACGTCAAAACTCAGCAAGTTTAGATTCAGCCCTCCTATCGGTTACAGGTATTTGA
- a CDS encoding phasin family protein — translation MDNSNVEHPTDEAEVKTKLKSKSSKKSALDFKKYTQQIWLAGLGAFSRAEEEGNKLFDSLVKVGEELESKTVDFADSTVGKVTEKAKESVTDTKDKVEKILDTGVNHSLNRIGLVTPKDLQHIEQLLVQLHIKVDALIEENNLLKSKLNKK, via the coding sequence ATGGACAACTCAAATGTAGAACACCCAACTGATGAGGCAGAGGTAAAAACTAAGCTAAAATCAAAGAGTTCTAAAAAATCTGCCCTTGATTTCAAAAAGTATACGCAACAGATTTGGCTGGCTGGATTAGGTGCTTTTTCACGCGCCGAAGAAGAGGGAAATAAATTATTTGACTCTTTAGTCAAGGTGGGTGAAGAGCTAGAATCCAAGACCGTAGATTTTGCTGATAGCACTGTTGGAAAAGTAACTGAGAAAGCCAAAGAATCAGTGACGGATACTAAAGATAAAGTTGAAAAAATTTTAGACACAGGTGTGAATCATTCGTTGAATCGTATTGGTCTAGTCACTCCAAAAGATCTCCAGCATATCGAGCAACTTTTAGTTCAGCTACATATTAAAGTAGATGCATTGATTGAAGAAAATAATCTATTAAAGAGTAAATTGAATAAAAAGTAA
- a CDS encoding HU family DNA-binding protein — protein MNKSELIDAIAEKGGVSKSDAGKALDATIASITEALKSGDTVTLVGFGTFSVKERAARTGRNPKTGEELQIKASKVPSFKPGKGLKDSVA, from the coding sequence ATGAATAAATCAGAATTAATTGATGCGATTGCTGAAAAAGGGGGAGTATCTAAATCGGATGCTGGTAAGGCACTCGATGCAACGATTGCGTCAATCACTGAAGCACTTAAAAGCGGTGATACGGTTACTTTAGTTGGTTTTGGTACATTTAGCGTTAAAGAACGTGCTGCACGTACTGGTCGTAATCCTAAAACAGGTGAAGAGCTTCAAATTAAAGCAAGCAAAGTACCTAGTTTTAAACCAGGTAAGGGTTTAAAAGATTCAGTTGCGTAA
- a CDS encoding HIT domain-containing protein, with product MFSLHPQLAQDTFFVGDFPLSTCRLMNDMQFPWLILVPRVPGISELYELSQADQEQFLRESSWLSSQLARVFRADKMNVAALGNVVPQLHFHHVVRYQNDVAWPKPVWGTPAVPYSNDVLAHMRQTLMLALRGQGDMPFDWRMD from the coding sequence ATGTTTAGTTTGCATCCACAACTTGCTCAAGATACATTTTTTGTAGGCGACTTTCCGCTTTCAACATGTCGTTTAATGAATGATATGCAATTTCCATGGTTGATTCTTGTACCACGTGTACCGGGAATTAGCGAGTTATATGAATTAAGCCAAGCTGATCAAGAGCAATTCTTACGTGAATCAAGCTGGTTATCGAGCCAATTGGCACGCGTATTCCGTGCAGACAAAATGAATGTTGCAGCACTCGGTAACGTCGTGCCACAACTGCATTTTCATCATGTTGTACGTTATCAAAATGATGTTGCATGGCCTAAACCAGTTTGGGGAACGCCAGCCGTACCTTATAGCAATGATGTACTCGCACATATGCGTCAAACATTAATGCTTGCATTGCGTGGTCAAGGCGATATGCCATTTGACTGGCGTATGGACTGA